The DNA window CCTGCCACTGAAGACCAGACTAAAGGGACGTAGTTTGTCcaatattgtaaaatattgaCAGCTCTGGTAATAAATCAGGTTTGATCCCCTGTTCTCTTCACAATGCTCAATGGAGAGAGCTGGTCAGGTTCCTTTACTGGAGAGCATGGGCTCTGCATGGGCTCTGCATGGGGTTCCTGTGGTGatccagagagggagagagaaccgCACACACAGCAGtttacaccctcacacacactgaaatgacagctagctatagctagctacctcACACGAAACACACTGCACAAATACAAAAGTAATaagataaatatgaataattagaCACATAATAATGACTAACTGCTGCACTGTGTAAGGTGGAGGGGATATTCTGGCTAGCTAACAGAGCTCCAGTTCCGTATCTAGCTAACCTTTGGACTCTAATTCCGGAGCTGGGTGTGAGAGATCATCATTTTATTGGTAAAATATGCAATAAAGTGAACAAACCACTCAGAAATGCACGTTAATGGAGGTAACTAgctatttagctagctagccccGTTCGCTGCTGCGCTCTGCCTGCCTCCTAACAGGCCAAACCCGGCAGCGGCTCGCTCAGCAACCCGGGGTGTCAGCTagcatctagctagctagcaccatTACCATCGTTAGCCACCCGGCTAACCCAGCCCTGTGAATGTCAGCGGTAATtagtcagctagctagctaccttcgTTCCGCGGCGTCTGTCTCTGTGGAGGTCTCCATCGCTTAGCTCAGTTCAGCCTTTTCAGCTCTCGGTTTAACCTCCAGTCATTGTTATGGAAAATAACCCGGTTTAATCTGTAATTATGTAACTGTCAAAACACTCGGTCCGCTTCTGCTGGCCCCACTGTGGTCCCACCAGCATTCCGACAAACCCCACCCGTATACAGACAAATCCCGCCTCCGCTGCGCTGTGAGTGGCTAGCAGAGTCCCACCGCCTATCAGGATTGGCTAATGCGTGTTATTAACGCGTTAAGAAATGGGTGGAGCATGGCTTAATAACCAATCGCAGCGGAGGAGGGCGGGATGGGTCTGGAAAAAAGTGCGAAGGAAAACCCGCCGCTCTATGGCCACTATGGACAAGTCCATGCTGCGGGGGAGCTCGCTTTGTATTTTCTAAATTATCTTCCTACTTTAGCAGATCGTGGCTTTAAATTTACAGCAATTAGGATAAAATACAAACATATATTTtcaaataataatgataaatccACCAGATAATGATTAATTGCGTATAATATGACGCGTACTTTATCTGAATCCCCCTACATGATGGATTTGGCTGGTGGTGTCTTTAACAGGCGCTGCCCGAGTTTTCGATAAACgtgtaatatttttgtttttattttaaaaacctAATAAATAATCAtgtgatcataataataatagtagtaataataataatactactactaataataatagtaataatcataataactattattattattaataataataataataataataatattagtattattattatttgatagGAAGGCTTTAATGTAAGAAGAGATACCGTGAAATACTAAATCCAAAGAAACTACTTTAAACAGGACCTTTCTCTTGGAAGAGAACCTGATGAAAGGGCAGGTAAGGCTCTTAATGACCCACTGCACACCATCATTATGGACCAAGGGAGCAAGTCCAATGTCAGGTTGctgtcacagagctgctctacaGACAGACTCAGGAGATCCTTTGTTTTCCGAGAGCCATCAGGCTGTTCAACTATTCCCAAAGGAGCCGGAACAAGAAGGAGGACAGATGAGGACTGAGTCTCTTATGTTTAATCAtaggtttatttatctgcactattaacactttactgtacattctGTAAAatctgcactcctggacactactgacactttactttacttacaTACCAATATATGCACATGCTTATtcagtattgtattttatctgaTGATACCTGCTCCTCCTGCagattattattctttattactgCGCTGCCTTTCATCTGGTGGTTAGATTAAAATTTTaagattttattctatttattgtaattattgtattgtaatacTGTGCtgattgctactggctgctaaatttcctttgggatcaataaagtatctatctatcttttggCGGGTCGTTAAAATGACTAAGTTGGCCTTGCACATTCTGCTTTTAGCCAtcttttgaaaagaaaaaaggcactTGGGGTGTTAAATGTATTCATCAGTACAGGATCAGTTCacactgaacagctatttttgACCATATGCTTGAGAAGTTCTGCTTTCAGGTGAGAGAACATGGTCAATAGTAGTGTGCGTTTCTGTCCAGCTGATGGTGCTGTAGCTCTGAGTCAGTGTCAGAAATATCCGTGAGCAAAGGGCGAAAAGCTTAAACCGAGGGATTAGGAATCCATACACGGCTTAACTTGTTTATTTCCGCTGTTGGGATTAATTTTAAATCTCTTTGAATCTCAGTTAGTGAGGCACAAATGAACCCCTTCAAGCATTATTTCCTACCCTGCTCTGATTCCTTTCTGCCCTGGCGAAAGGCATTTTTCAGGAAATACAGGTGAAATGATTTTTGAGTAAAATCCGGCATGATCTCTGCAGCAGGGTCAGGATCAGCAGctctcaggaacagacagatccTGATCAAGCTGACCTCGGTCAGCATCAGTCCATCAGATGGGCCAGGATCAGTCTGATCAAGATCAGATGAGTGAGGATCAAAAGGGCAAGGCCCAGCCAGGTCAGGATCAGGTAGGCCAGGATGAGTCAGGTCAGGAGCAGCAGGGCCAGGATGAGTCAGGTCAGGACCAGGAGCAGCCAGGAAGTGACTGATCCTGACTACTTTATAATATGacacaaatattatataaatgatCAAACTAGAAACACAGACCTGGACATCTGCCCAAACTCACACTACAGACAGGAGCACTGCCAGGTATTTCTGTTAATACTGTTCATTTCAGGGCCCTGGTCAGTAACAGGCCTTTAGAATCATCCACACTTTCCTCCCCAAATGGTGCtcctaaacaaacaaacacacacacacacacacacacacacacacacacacacacacacacacacacacacacacacctgtgcgCCGTGAGTCACTCAGACCTGTAAAGACTCGACAGTTTGACGTGTAGaaactgcaggtgtgtgtgtgtgtgtgtgtgtgtgtgtctgaaactgCATGAGTGAATGACCGTGATCGAGAAAGTGAGGAACTAAGCAGGTCAGTGAGtgactgtactgtacagtgggacatttactgtaaaaatacagaacTGTTGAATTACTCTAGCACCTCCACCAACGCTTGCATctacaccccccctccccccaaatgACCCACAGTACACCCAGTCTGAGCCGTTTCTGAGGTGTAAAGCTTTAAATCCACATCATTTCCTCAACACTCTCAGAGCAGAATTCCAACCAGCAGGTTATTATTCCCAAAACCCGGTTTCATTTGTGTTTGCAGCACGTTTACTTTTGACCTTCGTTTTTTAATTAAGATTTCTACACTTATTCATATTCCTTTCTTCAAACAGAAGTGAAGAAACCTCAGTGATGAACAGGCAGAGACGATCAggttattatttacatatttatttattatttctgtaacAATCCAGAAAACTCTGCTTCAGACATTTCAAAATAAGTCTGTTTTGCATAGAAACCATCACCGACcagacactgcatttactcattattatcatttttattattatttatcttattatttacaccccccccccccttatgtAAAAATAAGACAGTGTTAAAGTGTAAAAAACACAAGTTCCACTCAACATTGTCCCTCCACCAACAATCCAAACTTTTTCCAATATCCACTGAGGTAAGAAAGTGAAGGTGCTAAAAACAGTTTATcctaaaactaaaaatgaataaagtgtATAAATTGTGCAATAAAAGTTCAAAGAAAAGTTTCACAGTTTTCCCTCCAACTCTGAGACTCTGAGTTCAGCTGAGCAGAAAAATCAGAGAATCAGATCCATAAATAAACTCTTACTAACTGCTCTAAACACTAATAATGCTTTTACCTTAAGTACATTCAGGAGAGTGTTATAAACACTACAGAACCTCAGCGGAGCCGTTAGGGAAGAGTCTGATTATCAGTTACTTCATAACAGAAAAGATTTAGGTTCTGAAAAAACAGCAGCCatgtaataaatacataaacattaaaaagtaaataacgAAAGAGCCGGAATAGTTCAGAGATGTTGAATAATGTCTTTGAAaacagagaaggaaaaaaaaaaaaaaaaaaaaaaaaaaaaaagaaaaaaaaacacaacacataaaAAACAGGTAAACATTCACCTCCATCCATCATCTATCCGTCcatccaggaaaaaaaaaaactgaccacttaattatagccagtgcGAGGAGACCAGCAGGAGGTGCCACTGCACTGAACTTCTCAGCTCATCTCTCTCTgcatgtctctgtctctcgctctcacgGAGGGCAGCCGATGCATCATGTCGTTTCAGGTTCTCTGAAGCAGAAGAACCGAAGCCGACGAGTCTTTCCACAGTCTGACGACACAAACACTTAAAAACCATCTGATTTACTGATGTTTATTCTGCTCCTTCCACTGGAGGTCACGCTGGCGTCACACAGAGGTCACGCTGGGGTGCATCAGCACAGTGTTGTTGCTGTTCTGCAAGGCTGGCGCTGCTTGCTGTACCCACTGTACCTGCTGTACCCATTGTATTTGCTGTACCCACTGTATCTGCTGTACCTGCTGCGGGCTCTGAGGGGCGCTCTGGGGGGAGACCATCTGCAGCTGCTGAAGGTTAGCGAGAGACTTTAGCAGGACGTTCTCCCGCTGCAGCTCGGAGTGCCTCTCCCAGAGTTCCTTAATTCGTTCCTTCAGAACTTCCACCTCCTCCCTCACCGCAAACATCAGGTGACCCTTCACCAAATCCTGCAAGACAGACATTTCATTAGACCTCTATTGGATTATTAGACTCCTTGTTGGATTATTAGGCTCATTATCAGATTAATAGGCCGTTTTATTCATTCACATTCAGGGGAGATTTAGCTGGAGCTTAGCTGGGTGACGTTAACAGTGCGCTACAAACACCAAGATAACCAAGGTAAGTTCAATGGACCCTTCACTCAACCCCTCAGTAATTAAGTACAGAAACGTCTTAATGACTGAAGCCTTAAGCCCAGAGGTAACTGATACAGCAGAGAATGCTGAAGAGGTGTTTTCTCCTCAGTGGACGACATGCCAAATGTTAGTTTATCAGAGAAACACTTCCACCGTTTCTGGATTAGACAACGTTGACTAAAGCAGCTAACGTCCATCCAAAACTCTTGAACATTGAGCGGAGTACTTGAGTGCTCTAAAGTAGCCATGCAGATCCCAGTCTCTGAAGAAGCAAACATCACTAATCGACAGCTCAACAACATTTGGGGAGAGTGGGGTAAGCTGGGGGTATCACTTTTTTTGGTTGGTcacttaaaacaaacaaacaactcaCCATGGCCTGCTCTATTTTGTTGTCTATGGCGACTGTGCCGTGTCCAGAAACACTGtaaagagaacgagagaaagtCAGTACAGAAAGTGTGTAATCaccgctgtccagtgaaaagcatgcatctccatttttatctgtttttagttttctccatggtttgaaccctgtagctgctctgaacattgtgtgaataattctgagcgaatggaccaatagaaatgctctaaatgacttggactaAACTCTTATTTCACATTTCATATTTGTGAGTGGAGGCagtactaatatatatatatatatatatatatatatatatatatatatatatatatatatatataaaataaataattagtgtgtgtgtgtgtgtgtgtgtatatatatatatatatatatatatatatacacacacacacacacacacacacacacacacacacacacacacactaattatttattttatatatatatatatatatatatatatatatatatatatatatatatatatatatatatatatatatacacacacacacatacatacatacatacacacacacatatacacacacatatacacacactaattatttattatatatatatatatatatatatatatatatatatatatatatatatatatatatatatatatcacacacacacacacacacacacatacatatacatacacacacacacacacactaaagtatATACTGTAAAGTTTCAAGTTTCAGTAAAGTACTGCGTCCACTCTACGCTGGCCTGAGCTGGTTTCTACTGGTctgatgctggttgaccagctttcTCATGGTCAGAACATCTTATTCTGTTTTATGCTGACCCATGCTATTtatgtacttatttatttatgcatttatttatttatgcatggTATACTACTTAAGCAGGGTATACTTTACACATTAAACAAGCATTTGCAGTTACAGTTCTACATGCACCAGAATTGACCTCCAGCACAAATGAAGGTGAGAAggaaaatgcaagcaagacAACTTCAGCTTCATTAAGCTGACCAACtcagattaaaataataaacacaagtATTAATGGTCACTACGTGTTCATGGCCATGCTATTTGTGGAGAAAGCTGCTGGCGCCAAACTCTGTTTTtggaaaaagtgtgtgtgtgtggagagactAGCTCACATAAGGAAGGTTTATTTTCATGCTAAAGGAACCTCACATAAATCTCTGCACGCtcgtatgtacacacacagtctcacacacgCTCACAACAGCCCTTTCACGCAGTCTACGTGACTGACTGCAGGTCAGCCAAACAGGACAACACGGACATTATTTTGAATCCCACCCGTTTTCGCCATGTAAACCCCGCCCACCGCAGCCACATCTTGTGTGAAGGCACAGTTATCCAATCGCAGCGCAGGGGATGAGGCACTGCTGGCCAATCCCAGCGCAGGACGCCGGGAATAcgggcgggaaaacaaacaacgCCGCGTGTTAGCCACTAGTGCTAACAACAAACACAGAGGAAGACTGCATGCTGCGAGATGTTGTTACATTTAATCGTATTTAATtgatatttcatatattttgtgACTCGACGTGGATCTAAATTCGTGTAATAATCCGTTACCATGTAAAAAGCAGCAGATTTGCTCGGGTTTTAGTTCATTTTTAGTATTAAATCGTGCTGTTTTTAACAAACAAGGCGCCATAAGTAGCTGCGTTAGGACGACTGATGCCTACTGTACCAACAGAGGCCTTAATAAACATCGAGAAAAGTTAGGAAACATTGAGAAGAAGAAAACGACGAGATAATCGACTTTAATTGTGCTTAAATACGAGTCAGAAATGTAGGGTAAATAGAGAGGGTACAAGTCAGAATACTTAGCTAGCTAAGGAGTTCAAGTCAATAACCCAGTAATGTCCACAATAAAGGAGCTGTCAGCCCAAATCTTCGTATATATAGACCAACAAGTTGTGCagctagcaccccccccccccccctcccccctcccctcatACTACATTCAGCTGGGAATGAATGGGTTAAAGCCTCAGCTAAAAGAGCAAGATCAGAGATTTGCATTAagattaattcattaaatatttaagaGAATAAGCTttgattaaaaataaagtttccaagcttttctttttaccaCCCTGAAGTTCCTATGAAGTTCCATACACCTGAAAAGGTACAGCACCTACATGTTCCACTTAAGGTCCCCATTTAAAGACCCCCACTTCAGCTTCACATCTcagattaaaataaaaagtgtgTATTTACCTGTTGcaggtctctgtgtgtgtgtgcgcagtatgGAGGGCAGCATGCCCACAGGTCAGAGCACAGCGCATCTCGGTAAGAGCtttaaatcctcacagaaagAACTGAGTGTGTGCTGGAGTGAAAGTCTGGGGTGTGAATATGAGGAGTGCTCAGGCTCTGCTGCTTTTATACAGCATGGAGAACCACAGCCACAGCACCCCCAACAGGACACACAGACattcactcaacacacacacacacacacacacacacagcgggcAGAATAAAGGATCTTATTATCTGCTTACAGTTAAAGCATATCAGTTCATCTAAAGTTTATTCACAGACTTCCACCATAATCTCCTCATCTCATCCTCTCACTTTCCCTAAAGCACTTTGTCCCAACACATCTGAACATGTAAACATCGTGAACATGCTGATCTAAACTTAAATCCAGAGAAATCGGGGTGGAAGAAGAGAGCATTTTCCCGCTggagagcagccaaacaccacCACAGCCACATGTCCACACAAATGCACATTCAGTACTTCGCAAATATTAGAATTAAATTAGGTTGAATTAGAGTAAAAGCTGCTTATTTAGGCAGTCAGTGTTTATTTAAAGCACTAAGAGTTAATACAGTAAGTCATAGGCGTTCGTGTTGATGTGTTGGTTTAACCGGTTTCAAAGCTCTGCTTGTTCACCCCAATTTCACTCATTACTAGTTCTTCTCATCCAACACTTGGTTTATCTGATCAGTACTTATTGCTGATTCAATAAACCTATTGCTGACTACCATATTTATGTCCTTCTGTTCAAATGAAATTGATCTCTGATGTTTGTTAACAATTTGTCCCCCTAAAACTCTTTTTAACCCCAATTACAGTAACTACAGTATCAAAAAGTATCATATTAAAGTTACTACAGTAACTGAAGTAACAtcagtaattaaagtaattacaATAACGGAGGTAACTACAGTTCCCAAAAATAAGCCTAGTTACCTATATTATCTACAGTAACTGAAGTAACTACAGTACCTAAAATAACCCTAGTAACTAAAGTAATGCTAAAGTTACAGTAACTACAACTACAGTAACTGAAGTAACTACAGTACATAAATTAAAAGCAGTAACTACAACTGCAGTAActgaagtaaaaaaacaaaacagtgtttaatgCTACTACAATAAATAAAGTAACTACAGTACCTGAAGTTACTAAATTGACTATAACCACAAAAACTGAAGTAACCACAGTAATTACAGTTACTCCAGAGGAAAAATGTACTGTGCCTGAAGTTACTGCAGTACATAAAGCTACTACAGTAACTAAAGTAACCCTAATACTTAAATTTactacagtaactacaggaactAAAGTAACCCTAGTATAAGGTTACTACAGTAATTGAAGTAACTACAGTAATTAAAGTTACTACTGTAACTAAAGTGACCCTAGTGTAACATTACTACATTAACTATAAACACAGTAATTGAAGTAACTACAGTAATTAAAGTTACTACTGTAACTGAATTGACACCTAGTGTAACATTACTACATTAACTATAACTCCAGTAATTGAAGTAACTACAGTAATTAAAGTTTCTTCTGTAACTAAAGTGACCCTAGTGTAACATTACTACATTAACTATAACTACAGTAATTGAAGTAACTACAGTAATTAAAGTTACTACAGTAACTGAAGTAACCCTAGTGTAACATTACTACATTAACTATAACTACAGTAATTGAAGTAACTACAGTAATTAAAGTTACTACAGTAACTAAAGTGACCCTAGTGTAACATTACTACATTAACTATAACTACAATAATTGAAATAACTACAGTAATTAAAGTTACTACAGTAACTAAAGTGGCCCTAGTGTAACGTTACTACATTAACCATAAACGCAGTAACTGAAGTAATCACAGGAATTCAAGTTCCtacagaaaataaagtcagtacagTGCCTAAAGTTATTACAGTAACCAAAACTGCAGTAACTCAAGTAACTACAGTAATTAAAGTTACTCCAAAGCTACATAAAGCTACTACAGTAACTAAAGTAACCCTAGTAATTAAAGTTACTACAGTAACTACAACTGCAGTAAATAAAGGAACTACAGTAACTAAAGTAACACTAGTATAAGGTTACTACAGTAAACATGACTGCACTAACTGAAGTAACTAATGTAATTAAAGTTACTACAGTAAATAAAGGAACTACAGTAACTAAAGTAACACTAGTTTAAGGTTACTACAGTAAACATGACTGCACTAACTGAAGTAACTACAGTAATTAAAGTTACTACAGTGATTAAAGTTACTACAGTAACTAAAGGGACTACAGTAACTAAAGTAACTTTAGTGTAACGTTACTAACTTTAACCGCACTAACTGAAGTAACTACAGTAATTAAAGTTACTACAGTAACTAAAGGAACTACAGTAACTAAAGTAACACTAGTTTAAGGTTACTACAGTAAACATGACTGCACTAACTGAAGTAACTACAGTAATTAAAGTTACTACAGTGATTAAAGTTACTACAGTAACTAAAGGAACTACATTAACTAAAGGAACTACAGTAACTACAGTAACTAAAGTAACCGTAGTGTAACTAACTTTAACCGCACTAACTGAAGTGACCACAGGAATTCAAGTTCTTCCAGTGCATAAAGTAAGCACA is part of the Salminus brasiliensis chromosome 17, fSalBra1.hap2, whole genome shotgun sequence genome and encodes:
- the LOC140538135 gene encoding TSC22 domain family protein 3-like, translating into MRCALTCGHAALHTAHTHTETCNSVSGHGTVAIDNKIEQAMDLVKGHLMFAVREEVEVLKERIKELWERHSELQRENVLLKSLANLQQLQMVSPQSAPQSPQQVQQIQWVQQIQWVQQVQWVQQAAPALQNSNNTVLMHPSVTSV